Proteins encoded in a region of the Methanobrevibacter millerae genome:
- the aspS gene encoding aspartate--tRNA(Asn) ligase, translating to MQGLLNDWRRTNYAKDTTPEIAGEDVTIMGWVHEIRDLGGIIFVIIRDVTGRVQITAPSKKVDAEILEELRAFRKESVVAVKGTVQEAGKAPNGVEIIPKEIKMLNLSNQPLPMDPTEKVKAEIDTRLNSRFLDLRKENVSAIFKIKGQMFHTIRDFFYENGFYEINTPKLVASATEGGTELFPITYFEKEAFLGQSPQLYKQMMMGSGMDKVFEIGQIFRAEEHDTLRHLNEAVSIDAEASFMDDEDMMKVLNDMLVKVISDINENCSEELEILGHELPEADGEFPKVTYDEAVDIINSKGVEMDWGEDLSRDAEKALGDTMGGFYFLTKWPSAIKPFYVMPFEDDEKYAHAFDLMYNNLELSSGATRVHQYDLLVKQIEERDLNPDGFGSYLKAFEYGMPPHAGWGVGADRLTMVLTGSENIRECVLFPRDRHRLTP from the coding sequence TTGCAAGGTTTATTAAATGATTGGAGAAGAACTAATTACGCTAAAGATACAACTCCAGAAATCGCTGGAGAAGATGTTACAATCATGGGATGGGTTCATGAAATCCGTGACTTAGGTGGAATCATCTTTGTAATAATCCGTGATGTAACCGGTAGAGTACAAATCACAGCACCTTCCAAAAAAGTGGATGCTGAAATATTAGAAGAGTTAAGAGCTTTCAGAAAAGAATCTGTTGTGGCAGTTAAAGGTACTGTTCAGGAAGCTGGAAAAGCACCTAACGGTGTTGAAATAATTCCTAAAGAAATTAAAATGCTAAACTTATCTAACCAGCCTTTACCAATGGATCCAACAGAAAAGGTAAAAGCTGAAATTGATACCAGACTCAATTCAAGATTCTTGGATTTAAGAAAAGAAAACGTGTCCGCAATATTTAAAATTAAAGGACAAATGTTCCACACCATCAGAGATTTCTTTTATGAAAACGGATTTTATGAAATTAATACTCCAAAACTTGTAGCATCAGCTACTGAAGGTGGAACAGAATTATTCCCTATTACCTACTTTGAAAAAGAAGCATTCCTCGGTCAATCACCACAGTTATACAAACAAATGATGATGGGTAGTGGAATGGATAAAGTATTTGAAATCGGCCAGATTTTCAGAGCAGAAGAGCATGATACCTTAAGACACTTGAATGAAGCTGTTTCCATTGATGCAGAAGCTTCATTTATGGATGATGAGGACATGATGAAAGTATTAAACGACATGCTTGTTAAAGTCATAAGCGATATTAATGAAAACTGTTCAGAAGAATTGGAAATCTTAGGTCATGAATTGCCTGAAGCTGATGGAGAATTCCCTAAAGTAACTTACGATGAAGCGGTTGACATCATCAACTCAAAAGGTGTTGAAATGGATTGGGGAGAAGACTTGTCCCGTGACGCTGAAAAAGCATTAGGTGATACCATGGGAGGATTCTACTTTTTGACCAAATGGCCTTCCGCAATAAAGCCATTTTATGTAATGCCATTTGAAGATGACGAAAAATATGCACATGCATTCGACTTAATGTATAATAACCTGGAATTATCCTCTGGAGCTACTCGTGTACACCAGTACGATTTACTTGTAAAACAAATTGAGGAAAGAGATTTGAACCCTGACGGATTTGGAAGCTACCTAAAAGCATTCGAATACGGAATGCCTCCTCATGCAGGATGGGGTGTAGGTGCTGACAGATTGACTATGGTACTTACAGGATCTGAAAACATTCGTGAATGTGTACTCTTCCCAAGAGACAGACACAGATTAACTCCATAG
- a CDS encoding zinc ribbon domain-containing protein → MVKCPNCGEESSSNFCPNCGEKLEKKVICPNCAAQLDPESVFCSECGYKIEAKNEDEKASDEEEKTEETKEYDKDEITEKETSEEIKRCPHCNDILDEDDAVFCSNCGKAINADINSSNGIIESINFKKLIIVSILGFIVSFVLGIILSLIIGLTGQGTIGYPIALIIALFIGVGFFASFFEDILNSGLTGIIIGFVFGLLSNTCVEISSGLQFSYQLFSGYEIIIFTVLGLIFALLANKFLRNIVLKYIDVDKYF, encoded by the coding sequence ATGGTTAAATGTCCAAACTGTGGTGAAGAATCATCTTCAAATTTTTGCCCAAACTGTGGTGAAAAATTAGAAAAAAAAGTTATTTGCCCAAACTGTGCAGCTCAGCTTGATCCAGAGTCTGTTTTTTGTTCAGAATGCGGATATAAGATAGAAGCAAAAAACGAAGATGAAAAAGCATCAGATGAAGAAGAAAAAACTGAAGAAACTAAAGAATATGATAAAGATGAAATAACTGAAAAAGAAACATCTGAAGAGATTAAACGTTGCCCACATTGTAATGATATATTGGACGAAGATGATGCAGTATTCTGTTCCAACTGTGGAAAAGCAATAAACGCTGATATAAATTCATCAAATGGAATAATTGAAAGTATCAATTTCAAAAAGCTAATAATTGTATCAATCTTAGGATTTATAGTTTCATTTGTTTTAGGAATAATACTTTCATTAATTATTGGCTTAACCGGTCAGGGAACAATTGGATATCCTATCGCATTGATAATAGCTTTATTTATTGGTGTCGGATTTTTCGCATCATTTTTCGAAGACATCCTCAACTCAGGCCTTACTGGAATAATAATAGGATTTGTATTTGGATTGCTGTCAAATACATGTGTGGAAATTTCATCAGGACTCCAGTTCAGCTACCAATTATTTTCCGGATATGAAATTATAATATTCACAGTTTTAGGCTTGATATTTGCTTTATTGGCAAATAAATTCTTAAGAAATATTGTTTTGAAATATATTGATGTGGATAAATACTTTTAA
- a CDS encoding zinc-ribbon domain-containing protein, translating to MFCPKCGEEIKDGSKFCKHCGSEIKKNNNANSTTTTVTKQPNNDDRNKKIIIGVLVAAIVILAVVFVGFGTGLFNGDSGNANANAQPQQSNVQNSKSVSMNSFPVSEAPALAQAIKNSGGNFPVSFQSLSLSKAQCLYVLSKSITSIANGHPDATISIGQYSYAPHPSGNDNSQTIARENYVDMCKRFSSWMESNNAAPNYVGVFTGGVPDISPTKMLDICVSILIDYGNTHNLPASVKL from the coding sequence ATGTTTTGTCCTAAATGTGGTGAAGAAATAAAAGACGGTTCAAAGTTCTGTAAACATTGTGGAAGTGAAATTAAAAAAAATAATAATGCAAATTCAACTACAACCACTGTTACTAAACAACCTAACAATGATGATAGAAATAAAAAGATTATCATTGGTGTTTTAGTTGCAGCTATCGTAATTTTAGCGGTAGTATTTGTTGGATTTGGAACTGGCCTGTTCAATGGTGATTCAGGCAATGCTAATGCTAATGCTCAACCGCAGCAGTCAAATGTTCAAAATTCAAAATCTGTTTCCATGAATAGCTTTCCTGTAAGCGAAGCTCCGGCTTTAGCTCAGGCTATTAAAAATTCTGGCGGTAACTTCCCGGTTAGCTTCCAGTCACTTTCCCTATCAAAAGCGCAATGTTTGTATGTTTTATCCAAATCAATTACTTCCATTGCGAATGGACATCCTGATGCTACAATATCTATAGGTCAGTATTCATATGCTCCACATCCTAGCGGAAATGATAATTCACAGACGATTGCCCGTGAAAATTATGTGGACATGTGTAAAAGATTCTCATCATGGATGGAAAGCAATAATGCCGCTCCGAATTATGTCGGTGTTTTCACAGGTGGAGTACCTGACATTTCTCCTACAAAAATGTTGGACATCTGTGTGAGTATTCTAATAGATTATGGAAACACTCATAATTTGCCGGCTTCCGTAAAACTTTAA
- a CDS encoding DapH/DapD/GlmU-related protein, with protein sequence MEELVDMREMTEQELIEAEKMAEIVFKLNHTLPNSEEYNSLLKELLGDNLGENSSIIAPIAGAAFDHIKIGNNVFINSNSLLMARGGITIEDDVMIAGNVQLLSNNHDEYDRQILICKPILIKKGAWIGAGVSILPGITVGKYAIVGAGAIVTKDVPDYAVAVGTPARVVKTLDKNKFKED encoded by the coding sequence ATGGAAGAACTAGTAGATATGCGCGAAATGACAGAACAGGAATTAATAGAAGCAGAAAAAATGGCAGAAATAGTATTCAAACTAAACCACACATTACCAAACAGTGAAGAATATAATTCTCTTTTAAAAGAATTGTTGGGAGACAATTTAGGTGAAAACAGCTCCATTATAGCACCAATAGCTGGAGCTGCATTTGATCATATAAAAATCGGAAACAATGTTTTCATTAATTCAAACAGTCTTTTAATGGCCAGAGGTGGAATAACAATAGAAGACGATGTAATGATTGCGGGAAATGTTCAACTGCTTTCAAACAACCATGATGAATATGACAGACAAATCCTAATCTGCAAACCGATTTTAATCAAAAAAGGAGCTTGGATTGGAGCTGGTGTGAGCATATTACCTGGAATTACAGTAGGAAAATATGCAATTGTAGGTGCAGGAGCAATTGTTACAAAAGATGTACCTGATTATGCAGTTGCAGTTGGAACACCAGCACGTGTTGTAAAGACTTTAGACAAAAATAAATTCAAAGAGGATTAA
- a CDS encoding AbrB/MazE/SpoVT family DNA-binding domain-containing protein — MSHLSNEKITSKIYKGFQTVIPSKIRKELDITIEDTLNWKIDGDLMIIEIVRQKPLRDLEKFSIYANEEIDSVELKKKSGRGEF, encoded by the coding sequence GTGAGTCATTTGTCTAATGAAAAAATAACATCAAAAATATATAAAGGGTTTCAAACAGTAATTCCAAGTAAAATTCGTAAAGAATTGGATATTACTATCGAAGATACTTTAAATTGGAAAATTGATGGTGATTTAATGATAATTGAAATTGTAAGGCAAAAACCTTTAAGGGATTTAGAAAAATTTTCAATATATGCTAATGAAGAAATAGATTCTGTAGAATTAAAAAAGAAATCAGGACGTGGAGAATTCTAA
- a CDS encoding type II toxin-antitoxin system VapC family toxin, with product MIFVDTSFLLSLLLKSDVNHYKALKLSDTINENKMINSTVLTETLNAFNGVGGKTGVSLYDNFKEMFDIDFLTLQDYDDAMDIYLAYDSSINFSDCTILKTMQKFNLSKIATFDSDFKKIKGLDIIC from the coding sequence ATGATATTTGTTGATACAAGTTTTTTACTTTCTCTTTTGCTAAAATCTGATGTCAATCATTATAAGGCATTAAAATTAAGCGACACTATTAATGAAAATAAAATGATAAACTCCACTGTTTTGACTGAAACATTAAATGCTTTTAATGGTGTTGGAGGAAAAACTGGAGTTTCATTGTATGATAATTTTAAGGAAATGTTTGATATAGATTTTTTGACTTTACAAGATTATGATGATGCAATGGACATATATTTGGCTTATGATTCGTCAATCAATTTTTCTGATTGTACAATTTTAAAAACTATGCAGAAATTTAATCTTAGTAAAATAGCAACTTTTGATTCAGATTTTAAAAAAATAAAGGGATTAGATATTATTTGTTAA